In Candidatus Hydrogenedentota bacterium, the genomic stretch GTGGCCATTCCCGCCTGTATCGGCTGCGCGATTACCATCGTGCTCGTCCGCTTCTTCCCGAGGCTGAACTTTCCCTGGATTGCGGTGCTCGGCGGGGTCGGGGTCGCGTTGTTCTTCGTATACATCCGAAGCATCATCCGGGGCGCGCGCATCACCGACGAGAGCACGTTTCAGTCCATTCTGCTCGCCATGGAAAAGACCCAGTCGAGCCTTCTGCCGAGCTACTGGGCCGCCGAGGGCATTCTCAATACCGCCGATGGCCGCTACGGCGGCGCCATTTTCTGGTTCCTCCTGATCCTGTCCACCGCTCTGATGACCGTCATGCTTACGGCGGCCCTGGCCGAGCGTATGTTTTATCCCGGCTGGTCCTATCTCATGGGACAGGATCGCCAGCGCATCAAACCGCTCGATCGCGGCGCCCTCGCCTGGGTCGCCCTGGCCCTGCGCGTGCTGCCGGATCCGCACCGTTCCCTTTTTCTGAAGGACATCAAGCTCTTCTGGCGCGATCCTACCCAATGGTCGCAATTTGTCATTTTCTTCGGCATCATGGCCATCTACATCGCCAACATTCGCAATTCCTCCCGGCTGTATGAGTCCGAATTCTGGCGCGGCTGGATCGCCTGCCTCAACGTGGGATCCGTCATGCTCATTCTCGCCACCCTGACCAGCCGATTCGTTTTTCCTCTCATCAGCCTTGAGGGACGACGGATCTGGATCCTCGGGCTGGCCCCGCTGACTTTCCGGCAGCTCATTTGGCAAAAATTCTGGCTCAGCGTCTCCCTCACCGCCGTCTTTACCGTCGGACTCGCCCTGCTCTCCGGGTATATGCTCAAACTGGAGCCGGTTTATTACGCCCTGACGGTCTACAGCGTGCTGGTTTCCACCTTCGGGCTTTCGGGCCTGGCGGTGGGCCTGGGGGCGCTCTATCCCACATTCACGGAAGACAACCCCGCCCGTATCGTCTCTGGCATGGGCGGCACCCTGAATCTGCTTACCAGTGTCGCCTTCATCACCTGCGTGGTTGCGGCGCAGGTTGCGGTGCTGCAGTGGAAGGCCCTTGGCCTCTTCCAGGGCCAGACCCAGTTCTACTATGCCCTGGCTTGCGCGGTGACTCTGGTCACGGCATTGAGCATCGTCTGCGCCGCACTGCCCATGTATTTCGGCCTGCGCAATCTGAATCAAATGGAGATCTGACGCCATGCGCGAGTTCACCCTGTCCACCCGGCGCCACACCGAGTTTATCAACATTGACGCTATGGTGCGGCGATGTGTGGAGGAGGCCGGCGTGACCGAAGGCGAGGTGCGCGTCTTCATTCCCCACACCACCGCCGGTGTTACCATCAATGAAAATGCGGATCCCGACGTGGTCGCCGATATGGAGCTTATCCTGGAGCGAATGGCGCCGTGGGAAGGGGGCTATGCCCACGCCGAGGGCAACGCCGCGGCCCACGTCAAGGCAAGTATGATGGGTTCCTCGGCCACCGTGTTCGTGCAGCGCGGTCGGCTCGCGCTGGGCACATGGCAGTCCATCTATTTCTGCGAGTTTGACGGACCCCGCACGCGTCGCGTCTGGATCAAATCGATCGCCGACTCCCGGTGACTCCTGGGGCCTATTCAGGACCACCCGCCATAGGGTCCGGTTATTTTCGTTGACAACACGGCCCACTTGGTCTACCCTGAAAATCAGATACCGCAACAGGCAGTTCGTGGCACACAATCCGGGTGAGACGGGCGAGCGCATCGCCCTTGCCCGCTCCGCAAGCCTGCGATAAGGTCCGTCGGGGACGTTCAGGCGTTGTGTGACGCGTCGGTCTCCCGTTGCAGAAAGGAGGTTGTTGACTCCCGCTTTCCCCGAGGATTGACAAGGTCATCCCGAGATTCATCTCAAACGGCTTTTGGAGGCTTGGTTTATGATGAAGCGAAAGGGTTTCACCCTCATTGAGCTGCTGGTGGTCATCGCCATTATCGGCATTCTGGCCGCCATCCTGCTCCCCGCCCTGGCCCGCGCCCGCGAGGCGGCCCGGCGCGCAAGTTGCCAGAACAATCTCAAGCAGATCGGCCTGGTGTGCAAAATGTTTGCCAACGAGTCCAAGGGCGGCAAGTTTCCCCCTATGGCCCCCCGCCAGTCCTGGGTGATCAGCTCACCCGCGGGCGGAGGCTCCACGGCGAGCTA encodes the following:
- a CDS encoding YjbQ family protein; the protein is MREFTLSTRRHTEFINIDAMVRRCVEEAGVTEGEVRVFIPHTTAGVTINENADPDVVADMELILERMAPWEGGYAHAEGNAAAHVKASMMGSSATVFVQRGRLALGTWQSIYFCEFDGPRTRRVWIKSIADSR